From a region of the Mauremys mutica isolate MM-2020 ecotype Southern chromosome 12, ASM2049712v1, whole genome shotgun sequence genome:
- the LOC123345067 gene encoding zinc finger protein 436-like translates to MEEPYKMSLTRSKGNVSESPEQEKSPRSPGESEAQQQNTPEESKSAHSGRGVRKRKGTIVRRRTFMGERPNICIECGKSFLQSSDLINHRRIHTGEKPYKCIDCGKSFSISSNLIRHQRTHTGEKPYNCPDCGKNFTDKSTLTQHQRVHTGEKPYKCIDCGKSFSRSSHHKRHLRSPPGKRQSKCTHRESTAVGKVKETKASKKRTSTVELSNTCAECWQSFSQNSDLVKHMRIHTGEKPYECPDCGKRFNVSSNLIRHQRIHTGEKPYTCSDCGKSFTDKSTLTQHYRIHTGEKPYICTYCGKSFSHSSHHKRHEKIHKGRNSVSFLPLWPYPTQTF, encoded by the coding sequence ATGGAGGAACCATACAAGATGTCTCTGACAAGATCCAAAGGCAATGTTTCTGAGAGCCCCGAGCAGGAAAAATCCCCTAGGAGTCCAGGCGAATCAGAAGCACAGCAGCAAAACACTCCAGAGGAAAGTAAATCTGCTCACAGTGGGCGAGGTGTGAGGAAGCGCAAAGGCACCATCGTCCGCCGGAGAACATTCATGGGGGAGAGGCCCAACATCTGcattgagtgtgggaaaagcttccttcagagctcagaccttattaacCATCGgcgaatccacacgggggagaaacCTTATAAATGCATtgactgcgggaaaagcttcagcatCAGTTCAAACCTCATCCGACACCAGAgaacccacacgggagagaaaccctataactGCCCCgactgtgggaaaaacttcacggACAAGTCGACCCTGACCCAGCACCAGCGGGTCCATACGGGTGAGAAGCCCTATAAATGCATTgactgtgggaagagcttcagccGCAGCTCCCACCACAAGAGGCATCTGAGGAGCCCtccagggaagaggcagagcaaatGCACCCACCGGGAAAGTACTGCTGTTGGGAAGGTCAAAGAAACCAAAGCATCAAAGAAGAGAACCTCGACCGTTGAGCTCTCCAACACTTGTGCTGAATGCTGGCAAAGCTTCAGCCAGAACTCGGACCTGGTCAAACACatgaggatccacacaggagagaaaccctatgagtGTCCCGACTGCGGAAAAAGATTCAATGTCAGTTCAAACCTGATCAGacaccagaggatccacacaggagaaaaaccctacacgtgctctgactgcgggaaaagcttcactgacAAATCCACTCTGACCCAGCACTACcggatccacacgggagagaaaccctatataTGCACGtattgtgggaaaagctttagtcacagCTCCCACCACAAAAGACATGAAAAAATCCACAAGGGAAGGAACTCGGTGTCCTTCCTGCCATTGTGGCCCTACCCCACTCAAACGTTCTAA